One region of Mucilaginibacter gotjawali genomic DNA includes:
- a CDS encoding 4Fe-4S binding protein — protein sequence MNNIIKGFTTAFKGLSITFRHLFASHKKRDILPASDTNYFKNLEGGTNTIQYPHQKLPIPEVGRYQLEVEMDDCIVCDLCAKICPVSCIDIESIKATEAIGQTSDGTTKRLYAAKFDIDMAKCMYCGLCTIVCPTECIVMTNQYDRTVFEQKDLTYQFSDMTPEMAAEKRLELEQQQAERAAAKLAAMQKKEGGV from the coding sequence ATGAACAATATAATAAAAGGTTTTACTACGGCATTTAAGGGATTAAGCATCACCTTCAGGCATCTTTTTGCCTCGCATAAAAAGCGGGACATATTGCCGGCAAGTGATACCAACTACTTTAAAAACCTTGAAGGTGGAACCAACACCATTCAATACCCGCATCAAAAACTGCCGATCCCCGAAGTGGGGCGGTACCAGTTGGAGGTGGAGATGGATGATTGTATTGTATGCGATCTTTGCGCTAAAATTTGCCCGGTAAGCTGTATCGATATTGAATCCATTAAAGCGACGGAAGCGATCGGGCAAACCTCTGACGGTACCACCAAAAGATTATATGCGGCGAAGTTTGATATCGATATGGCCAAATGCATGTACTGCGGACTGTGTACCATTGTTTGCCCTACCGAATGTATTGTAATGACCAACCAGTATGACCGTACTGTATTTGAACAAAAAGACCTTACCTATCAATTCTCGGATATGACGCCTGAAATGGCGGCAGAAAAGCGCCTGGAATTGGAACAGCAGCAGGCCGAGCGGGCAGCTGCCAAATTGGCTGCCATGCAAAAAAAGGAGGGCGGCGTATGA
- a CDS encoding DUF4265 domain-containing protein yields MEKIIFEYNDANDEYALESAWAEKKGEFYKLSNILFYATGYSWGDIVSVEDRNGELYVTDLIEESGHSTVRIIFYDKEIINATIEHLKNMGCGYEGSNIPTLISFDIPPNVDYKPIKEFLEEGEINEVWSYEEACLAHKVN; encoded by the coding sequence ATGGAAAAAATAATATTTGAATATAATGACGCAAATGATGAGTACGCATTGGAAAGTGCCTGGGCGGAAAAAAAAGGTGAATTTTATAAGTTAAGTAATATACTTTTTTATGCGACCGGATACTCTTGGGGCGACATTGTAAGCGTGGAAGATAGAAACGGAGAACTTTATGTTACAGACCTTATTGAGGAATCTGGCCACAGTACAGTTAGGATTATATTTTACGACAAGGAAATTATTAATGCAACAATCGAGCATCTAAAAAATATGGGATGCGGTTATGAAGGAAGTAATATCCCAACTTTGATATCTTTTGATATTCCTCCAAATGTTGATTATAAGCCAATAAAAGAGTTTCTTGAAGAAGGCGAAATAAATGAGGTTTGGAGCTATGAGGAAGCTTGTTTGGCACATAAAGTTAACTAA
- the nuoH gene encoding NADH-quinone oxidoreductase subunit NuoH, with amino-acid sequence MNFYLTYFIVAIGLFGFSAVFALFGVYAERKVSAFIQDRLGPTETGKFGSLQTVADILKMLQKELITPAAADKLLFMMAPGIIFIAVYLGFAVLPWGPGLAPSSLNLGLYYIFAVLSIETLGILMAGWGSNNKFSILGAMRSAAQIISYEIPAGFAIISVVMIAQSLNLQVISAQQGIMASEKITFAGFWDVSNIGGIFAWNVFRAPHLLIAFVIYFIASLAESNRAPFDIPEAESELVAGFHTEYTGLRFAFVFLAEYSMMFLVSMIAVVLFLGAWNTPLPNIGAVQLANWTTGAAWGILWIAIKTLALVGVQMWIRWTLPRFRVDQLMNFCWKVLTPTAFVCMLISGLWRIFLM; translated from the coding sequence TTGAACTTTTATCTCACATATTTTATTGTCGCGATAGGCTTATTTGGCTTTTCAGCAGTGTTTGCCCTGTTCGGTGTTTATGCCGAGCGTAAAGTTTCTGCTTTTATACAGGATCGGCTGGGCCCAACAGAAACGGGTAAGTTCGGCAGTTTGCAAACTGTTGCTGATATATTGAAAATGCTTCAAAAGGAGCTCATCACCCCGGCAGCCGCAGATAAGCTGCTGTTTATGATGGCGCCCGGAATTATTTTTATCGCAGTTTACCTCGGCTTTGCCGTGTTGCCCTGGGGGCCTGGCTTGGCCCCATCCAGCCTGAATTTAGGGCTGTATTATATATTCGCGGTACTCTCTATCGAAACCCTTGGCATTTTAATGGCCGGCTGGGGATCCAATAATAAATTTTCCATACTGGGGGCCATGCGCTCTGCCGCGCAGATCATTTCGTACGAGATCCCGGCAGGCTTTGCAATCATCTCCGTGGTGATGATCGCCCAAAGCCTTAACCTGCAGGTGATCTCGGCACAGCAGGGGATCATGGCATCCGAAAAAATCACTTTTGCAGGGTTTTGGGATGTATCCAACATCGGTGGCATTTTTGCCTGGAATGTTTTCAGGGCGCCCCACTTGCTCATCGCTTTTGTGATCTATTTTATCGCCTCGCTGGCCGAAAGTAACCGTGCGCCTTTTGATATCCCCGAAGCAGAATCGGAGTTGGTGGCAGGATTTCATACTGAATATACCGGCTTAAGATTCGCTTTTGTATTTTTGGCAGAATATTCCATGATGTTTTTGGTGTCGATGATAGCCGTGGTGCTTTTTTTAGGCGCATGGAACACGCCTCTGCCAAATATAGGCGCTGTACAATTGGCCAACTGGACTACCGGCGCCGCATGGGGCATATTATGGATAGCGATAAAAACACTGGCATTGGTAGGCGTACAAATGTGGATCAGGTGGACCCTGCCGCGTTTCAGGGTTGACCAGCTGATGAATTTTTGCTGGAAGGTATTAACCCCCACCGCATTTGTTTGTATGCTGATATCGGGGCTATGGAGGATATTTTTAATGTAG
- a CDS encoding RHS repeat-associated core domain-containing protein — protein sequence MTSGISNDNNAERNIGYDMMGNITTLSRLYNNVLIDSLNYNYLAGTNATNQLKSVTDLSADASGTGYKTGTGTYVYDANGNLTADNSKGLNISYNLLNLPNAITGNKTITYTYSAAGEKLRRISPNTGVTDYVAGIQYEDNNTGTSTIAFIQTEEGKAVPLSTGGYDYQYYLGDNLGNTRVTFSTKTSPATAVQTDNYLPFGTEISRGTITNPKNEYLYNKKELQEELGEYDYGARFYDPVIARWTTIDAYAEHPDQIDFSPYHYVKDNPIRYNDPDGNCPICLVWGAELIEAGLVAVGIVGTAAIIVHSHIQHVNSNGSPVMQQSTIERTPIVQARTLSPPGSRAGKPHTPAGKKKVIDDNKAANDGKTICQGCGVETTKPEKSQKGVTPPTTDTQVDHIDPQANGGSGTTDNGQVLCRGCNIDKSDKVPAPAPPAPAPPPPPPHQ from the coding sequence TTGACCTCAGGCATATCCAATGACAACAATGCCGAGCGCAATATTGGTTATGATATGATGGGGAATATCACCACCCTGTCAAGGCTGTATAACAATGTGCTGATTGACAGCCTGAACTATAATTACCTGGCCGGAACCAATGCCACCAACCAGTTGAAAAGTGTAACGGATCTATCCGCCGATGCCAGCGGTACAGGATACAAAACAGGTACCGGCACCTATGTGTATGATGCCAATGGCAATTTAACGGCCGATAACAGCAAAGGCTTGAATATCTCCTACAACCTGCTGAACCTGCCTAATGCGATTACCGGCAATAAAACGATTACCTATACCTATAGTGCCGCAGGCGAAAAGCTAAGAAGGATAAGCCCCAACACGGGGGTAACCGATTATGTGGCAGGGATCCAATACGAGGACAACAATACCGGAACCTCCACCATAGCTTTTATACAAACCGAAGAGGGTAAGGCGGTACCGCTTTCGACAGGAGGCTACGATTACCAGTATTACCTGGGCGACAACCTGGGCAATACGCGGGTAACCTTTAGCACCAAAACAAGCCCGGCAACGGCTGTACAAACGGATAACTACCTGCCCTTCGGGACGGAAATATCAAGGGGAACGATAACCAATCCGAAAAATGAATATCTTTATAACAAAAAAGAGCTGCAGGAGGAGCTCGGTGAATACGATTACGGCGCGAGGTTCTATGATCCGGTGATAGCACGGTGGACGACGATAGATGCCTATGCGGAACACCCGGATCAAATTGATTTTTCACCCTATCATTATGTTAAAGACAATCCTATCAGGTATAATGATCCTGATGGAAATTGCCCTATTTGCTTGGTGTGGGGCGCAGAATTGATTGAAGCAGGTCTCGTTGCTGTCGGAATAGTGGGAACAGCGGCAATTATAGTACATTCCCATATTCAACATGTAAATTCAAACGGTTCGCCCGTGATGCAACAAAGTACTATAGAGCGTACGCCTATTGTTCAAGCAAGAACACTCTCTCCGCCTGGAAGTAGGGCCGGTAAACCGCACACACCTGCGGGAAAAAAGAAAGTGATTGATGACAATAAAGCTGCCAATGATGGAAAAACTATTTGCCAGGGTTGCGGCGTCGAAACTACTAAGCCAGAAAAATCACAAAAAGGTGTAACGCCGCCTACTACGGATACACAGGTAGATCACATTGATCCTCAAGCTAATGGCGGGAGTGGCACAACTGACAACGGACAAGTGTTGTGTAGAGGGTGTAATATCGATAAAAGCGATAAAGTACCTGCACCTGCACCTCCGGCTCCCGCACCACCACCACCACCGCCGCATCAATAG
- the nuoK gene encoding NADH-quinone oxidoreductase subunit NuoK: MISLTDFMIVSAVLFCIGLYMIVSRHNAIQILIGIELMLNAAILNLVAFGRFDRMANGGQMFALFAIVLAAATTAVALAIILNVYKRYKTIDPGKIDNLKD, from the coding sequence ATGATCAGTTTAACCGATTTTATGATAGTTAGCGCAGTATTGTTTTGCATCGGTTTGTATATGATCGTATCCAGGCACAATGCTATCCAGATCCTTATCGGGATCGAACTGATGCTGAATGCCGCCATTTTAAACCTGGTCGCTTTCGGCCGTTTTGATAGGATGGCCAACGGCGGGCAAATGTTCGCCCTATTTGCCATTGTTTTGGCAGCAGCAACCACAGCAGTGGCTTTGGCCATTATATTAAATGTGTACAAGCGGTACAAAACCATTGACCCGGGAAAGATTGATAATTTGAAGGATTGA
- the murI gene encoding glutamate racemase encodes MFDNKPIGIFDSGFGGLTVFRSILQQLPDHDYIYLGDTARAPYGNRSFQTIHQYTWECVKWLFEQGCPLVILACNTASAKALRTIQQKDLLNEDPAKRVLGVIRPTAEVVGNYTKTKEIGVLGTKGTIQSGSYLIEIDHFFPDVKVYQQACPLWVPLIENGEHDKPGADYFVKKYLDQVLAQSPHIDTLLLACTHYPLLLEKIKAYLPDGIQAIAQGDIVAKSLVDYLQRHPEMENSLSNNSTQRFFTTTDDTADFDHYAEIFFGEPVKSAFAEVKY; translated from the coding sequence ATGTTTGATAATAAACCTATTGGGATCTTTGATTCGGGATTTGGAGGACTTACCGTTTTCCGGTCCATTCTTCAGCAATTGCCCGACCATGATTATATCTACCTGGGCGACACCGCCCGGGCGCCTTATGGTAACCGTTCGTTTCAAACCATTCATCAATATACCTGGGAGTGCGTTAAATGGCTGTTTGAACAAGGCTGCCCGCTGGTGATCCTTGCCTGCAACACGGCCTCTGCGAAAGCGCTGCGCACCATACAACAAAAGGATCTTTTAAATGAAGATCCGGCAAAACGGGTGCTCGGTGTGATAAGGCCTACTGCTGAAGTTGTCGGGAATTATACAAAAACAAAAGAAATAGGTGTGCTGGGCACCAAAGGAACCATCCAGTCTGGCTCCTACCTTATTGAGATAGACCATTTTTTCCCCGATGTAAAAGTTTACCAGCAGGCCTGCCCGCTTTGGGTGCCGCTGATTGAGAACGGCGAGCACGACAAACCCGGCGCCGATTACTTCGTAAAAAAATACCTGGACCAGGTTTTGGCCCAATCCCCACATATTGATACCTTATTGCTGGCCTGTACGCATTATCCTTTGTTGCTGGAAAAGATTAAGGCCTATTTGCCCGACGGCATACAGGCGATAGCACAAGGTGATATTGTAGCCAAAAGCCTGGTTGATTACCTGCAACGGCATCCCGAAATGGAAAACAGCCTGTCTAACAACAGTACTCAAAGGTTTTTTACCACGACCGATGATACAGCTGATTTTGATCATTATGCCGAAATCTTCTTTGGAGAGCCGGTAAAATCGGCGTTTGCTGAGGTGAAATATTAA
- a CDS encoding OmpH family outer membrane protein yields MKKILLVLCFTLVAVTTAWAQRLAYVDSDYILKQMPEYASAQRQLEALSQQWQKEVDQRYQEIDRLYKAYQADEVLMTADMKKRRQAEIDDKEKSAKEFQRQKFGPDGELTQRSNAAIKPIQEKMTKAIQAVAETDNIDMIFDKNSEIMMLYASPRYDKSDDVIKKLGLKPAAATTQKKN; encoded by the coding sequence ATGAAGAAAATACTCCTGGTGCTGTGTTTTACGTTAGTAGCTGTAACAACGGCGTGGGCCCAGCGTTTAGCTTATGTTGATTCGGACTATATTTTAAAACAAATGCCCGAATACGCATCGGCCCAAAGGCAGCTGGAAGCACTTTCGCAGCAATGGCAAAAAGAAGTTGACCAGCGCTACCAGGAAATTGACCGCTTGTACAAAGCCTACCAGGCAGATGAAGTGCTGATGACTGCGGATATGAAGAAAAGGCGCCAGGCCGAAATTGATGATAAAGAGAAAAGTGCAAAGGAATTTCAGCGGCAAAAGTTTGGACCCGATGGGGAATTAACGCAACGCAGCAACGCAGCAATTAAACCCATACAGGAAAAAATGACTAAAGCGATACAAGCAGTTGCCGAAACTGATAACATCGACATGATTTTTGACAAGAACAGCGAAATAATGATGCTGTATGCTAGCCCGAGGTATGATAAAAGTGATGATGTGATCAAAAAACTGGGTTTAAAGCCGGCTGCTGCCACCACCCAAAAGAAAAATTAA
- a CDS encoding OmpH family outer membrane protein, translated as MKRVFKVALVAVCILFVGNFAKAQTKIGYINFGELVRNMPEFKTVQTSIESYQKQFVDQLTVMNNEYQQKGKEYQATQGSMTDAIRSAKQAELADIQKRMQDYNTDAQQKVDAKSNELIKPITDKAKAAVSQVAKAKGYTYVLDSSQGSPILVSPDGDDLMPAVKASLGLK; from the coding sequence ATGAAAAGAGTATTTAAAGTTGCTTTAGTTGCAGTATGCATTTTATTTGTAGGCAACTTTGCCAAAGCACAAACCAAGATCGGTTATATTAATTTCGGTGAACTGGTTCGCAATATGCCCGAATTCAAAACCGTTCAAACCTCGATAGAAAGCTATCAGAAACAGTTTGTTGATCAACTCACTGTTATGAACAATGAATATCAGCAAAAAGGAAAAGAATACCAGGCTACTCAGGGCAGTATGACTGATGCCATCCGTTCAGCAAAACAAGCTGAATTAGCTGATATCCAAAAACGCATGCAGGATTACAATACTGATGCACAGCAAAAAGTTGACGCAAAAAGCAACGAGCTGATCAAACCGATCACTGATAAAGCTAAAGCGGCTGTTTCGCAGGTTGCAAAAGCTAAGGGTTATACTTATGTTTTGGACTCTTCACAAGGATCTCCAATATTGGTTTCGCCTGACGGTGACGATTTGATGCCTGCTGTAAAAGCCTCATTAGGTTTAAAATAA
- the bamA gene encoding outer membrane protein assembly factor BamA — protein sequence MNKFLFALIFSIMSTAALAQISSQPRYSLSKSSLPADSLSYLEPKDYIIGGVTISGTKNLDKDVLLTISKLSKGDKINLPGEANANVIKNLYSQGLFDDVQLNITKVNLDTIYLEIVVVERPRLSRMHLSGIRKGEIEDVEKLLSDKTGKIVNQNLLSTTSAIIKKHFNEKGFLNTTVTIKQKKDPGDANSVILNIAIDKKQKVMITEVSFEGNKAFSERQLRKYLKKTRTRKFYNLFGSRKFKQDKYDEDKKSLITEMQDKGYRDAELISDTVFKTGENTVGIKIKLFEGHKYFFGNIKWSGNAKYPSEILGKILKLRKGDVFSEDELNKRLTGPTPNDDDISSFYLNDGYLTYQADPVQTKIYNDTVDLDIRVYEGPQYTINRVMLKGNDVTNDKVVMREIKTKPGQKFNKALLIRSTREIGQLGNFDEQKTEPKPTNINPQDGTVDIVYNVVEKPSDQIELSGGFGGGQLVGTLGLTFNNFSLKNIFHLKDYKPLPKGDGQKLSLRGQSSGRTYQNFSFTFTEPWLGGKKPIYFALSAYTQLSSTGQYYALTNPLYNKLRINGVGVTLGKRLNWPDNYFQLNYSLNYDHYNLDNYTGYLFSNGTSNNIKLTQELSRNSLDAPIYPTSGSNIKLTLQGTPPYSLFNNIDYKIATQEQIYHFVEYYKVKYDAQWFQRITGKLVLMSQIRFGFLGEYNSAVPASPFERFKVGGDGMASYQFLQGSDIVGLRGYQNFTIIPVGTNYTADTNPGSTIYNKYTFELRHPVIQSQSATIFALVFAEGGNVWNSFDKFDPFNVRRSAGVGVRVFLPIFGLLGLDYGYGFDAIPGIPSANKGQFSFSISQSLNGGFN from the coding sequence ATGAATAAATTTCTTTTTGCTCTTATTTTCTCTATAATGAGTACCGCTGCACTGGCGCAGATATCGAGCCAGCCGAGGTATTCGCTGTCAAAATCAAGTTTACCGGCTGATAGTTTAAGTTACCTTGAACCGAAAGATTATATTATTGGGGGGGTTACCATTTCGGGAACCAAGAACCTTGATAAAGATGTATTGCTTACTATATCAAAGTTAAGTAAGGGCGACAAGATCAATTTGCCGGGTGAAGCGAATGCCAATGTGATTAAAAACCTTTACTCGCAGGGCTTGTTTGACGATGTGCAGTTAAACATCACCAAAGTAAACCTGGATACCATATACCTTGAAATTGTGGTGGTGGAGCGCCCCCGTTTATCGCGCATGCACCTCAGCGGTATCCGTAAAGGTGAAATTGAAGATGTTGAAAAACTTTTATCAGACAAAACCGGTAAAATTGTAAACCAGAACCTGCTAAGCACCACTTCGGCCATCATTAAAAAACACTTTAATGAAAAAGGTTTCCTGAATACAACGGTTACTATAAAACAAAAGAAGGATCCGGGAGACGCTAATAGCGTAATATTAAATATTGCTATTGATAAAAAGCAAAAAGTAATGATTACCGAAGTTTCCTTTGAGGGAAACAAGGCTTTTTCGGAAAGACAACTTCGCAAATACCTTAAAAAGACCCGTACCCGTAAGTTTTATAACCTTTTTGGCTCGCGCAAGTTCAAACAGGACAAATACGATGAGGATAAGAAAAGCCTGATCACCGAAATGCAGGATAAAGGCTACAGGGATGCCGAATTGATAAGTGATACTGTATTTAAAACCGGCGAAAATACTGTTGGTATAAAAATTAAATTGTTTGAGGGCCATAAATATTTCTTCGGTAATATCAAATGGTCGGGCAACGCCAAATATCCTTCTGAAATCCTGGGCAAGATCTTAAAGCTAAGAAAAGGCGATGTTTTTAGCGAGGATGAGTTAAATAAAAGGTTAACCGGGCCAACCCCGAACGACGATGATATTTCATCTTTCTATCTGAACGATGGTTACCTTACTTACCAGGCCGACCCGGTACAAACAAAAATTTATAATGATACTGTCGACCTTGACATCAGGGTTTACGAAGGGCCGCAGTATACCATTAACCGGGTAATGCTGAAAGGAAACGATGTAACCAACGATAAAGTGGTGATGCGTGAGATCAAGACTAAACCCGGGCAGAAATTCAATAAAGCATTATTGATCCGCAGTACCCGTGAAATTGGCCAGCTGGGAAATTTCGACGAGCAAAAAACTGAACCGAAGCCAACCAATATCAATCCGCAGGATGGTACTGTTGACATTGTATATAACGTAGTTGAAAAACCTTCGGACCAGATCGAACTTTCGGGCGGTTTTGGCGGTGGCCAGCTGGTAGGTACGCTGGGCTTAACGTTCAATAACTTTTCGTTAAAAAATATTTTCCACCTGAAAGATTACAAACCATTGCCAAAAGGCGATGGCCAGAAATTAAGTTTAAGAGGTCAGTCAAGCGGGCGTACCTATCAGAATTTCTCGTTCACCTTTACTGAACCATGGTTGGGCGGTAAAAAACCAATTTATTTTGCGTTGTCAGCCTATACCCAGTTAAGTTCAACCGGGCAATATTACGCGCTTACCAACCCTCTGTACAATAAATTAAGGATCAACGGTGTAGGTGTTACGCTGGGTAAACGTTTAAACTGGCCTGATAATTATTTCCAGCTGAACTACTCACTAAATTACGACCACTACAACCTGGATAATTATACCGGTTACCTGTTTTCAAACGGTACCTCAAATAACATTAAACTAACGCAGGAACTAAGCCGTAACTCGCTTGATGCACCTATTTATCCAACCAGTGGTTCAAACATTAAGTTAACATTACAGGGAACGCCTCCTTACTCCTTGTTTAATAATATCGACTATAAGATAGCTACGCAAGAACAGATTTATCACTTTGTTGAATATTACAAAGTTAAATACGATGCGCAATGGTTCCAGCGGATCACCGGTAAACTGGTATTAATGTCGCAGATCAGGTTTGGATTTTTGGGCGAGTATAACTCGGCTGTTCCTGCCTCTCCGTTCGAACGCTTTAAAGTGGGCGGCGATGGTATGGCAAGTTACCAGTTTTTGCAGGGTAGTGATATTGTGGGCTTAAGAGGTTACCAGAATTTTACCATTATCCCGGTCGGTACCAACTATACTGCTGACACTAACCCGGGCAGTACCATTTACAATAAATACACCTTTGAGCTGCGGCACCCGGTGATACAAAGTCAATCGGCCACTATTTTTGCTTTAGTTTTTGCTGAAGGCGGAAATGTTTGGAATTCTTTTGATAAATTTGATCCGTTTAACGTAAGGCGCTCAGCAGGTGTTGGAGTTAGGGTATTTTTACCTATTTTTGGCTTGCTTGGTTTGGATTATGGTTATGGTTTTGATGCAATACCGGGTATACCGAGCGCAAACAAAGGCCAGTTTAGCTTCTCCATCAGCCAAAGCTTAAACGGCGGGTTTAATTAA
- a CDS encoding NADH-quinone oxidoreductase subunit J family protein: MSMVQFLFYLMSFIALASAVFVAATKNLVRSIFMFFITLLALAGLYVLAMADFVAITQVVIYVGGILVLILFAFMLSGKENLNYIAQQQNKFISIGKLPAILLAALFLIVLVNVAINIHPDSLPWIKKSIAYKNYIQPDAAMTENIGVNLMTRYLLPFEAISILLMIALVGAAHLSRKEAKP; the protein is encoded by the coding sequence ATGAGCATGGTGCAATTTCTATTTTACCTGATGAGCTTTATCGCGCTCGCATCGGCAGTGTTTGTAGCAGCGACTAAGAATTTGGTCCGCTCCATTTTTATGTTTTTTATTACCCTGCTGGCGCTGGCCGGGCTGTATGTATTAGCCATGGCCGATTTTGTGGCGATAACACAAGTGGTAATTTACGTAGGCGGCATCCTGGTACTGATCCTGTTTGCCTTTATGCTATCAGGAAAAGAGAATTTGAATTATATCGCGCAGCAACAAAATAAATTTATCAGCATCGGCAAACTGCCTGCGATATTATTGGCTGCTTTGTTTTTGATTGTTCTGGTGAATGTTGCCATCAACATTCATCCCGACAGCCTGCCCTGGATAAAAAAATCGATAGCTTATAAAAACTATATCCAGCCGGATGCTGCCATGACGGAAAACATCGGCGTAAACCTGATGACCCGGTATTTGCTGCCCTTTGAGGCGATCTCCATTTTATTGATGATCGCACTGGTGGGCGCGGCGCATTTATCGCGAAAGGAGGCTAAGCCATGA
- a CDS encoding isoprenyl transferase, protein MGYKDQIDLSKLPRHIAIIMDGNGRWAKDKGKLRVFGHHSGVVSVRDIVEASVELGIEYLTLYTFSAENWNRPKLEIMAIMELLVSTIDKEINTFMKNNVRLNAIGDLEMLPEKCRVELTNAIKKTSVNTGLVLTLALSYSSRREILRAVRSIAEQVKAGELRSEDINEEIFENNLFTKDMPNPELLIRTSGEYRISNYLLWQIAYAELYFTSKLWPDFRREDLFEAILDYQKRERRFGMTSEQLN, encoded by the coding sequence ATGGGATATAAGGACCAGATAGACTTGTCGAAATTACCACGCCATATTGCAATTATTATGGATGGCAACGGGCGTTGGGCTAAAGACAAGGGCAAATTAAGAGTATTCGGACATCATAGCGGTGTGGTTTCGGTGCGCGATATTGTTGAAGCATCTGTTGAGCTTGGAATTGAATACCTTACGCTATATACCTTCTCTGCCGAGAACTGGAACCGGCCCAAACTGGAAATAATGGCTATTATGGAATTGCTGGTAAGCACCATTGATAAAGAGATCAACACCTTTATGAAAAACAATGTGCGCCTGAATGCTATCGGCGACCTGGAAATGCTGCCTGAAAAGTGTCGTGTGGAGTTGACTAATGCCATTAAAAAAACATCTGTCAACACGGGCCTTGTACTCACGCTTGCGTTAAGTTACAGCTCGCGCCGCGAGATTTTACGCGCCGTAAGGAGCATTGCCGAGCAGGTTAAGGCCGGCGAATTGCGATCAGAAGACATTAATGAGGAAATATTTGAAAATAATTTATTTACAAAAGACATGCCCAATCCTGAATTACTGATCAGGACAAGCGGCGAATACCGCATAAGTAATTACCTGCTTTGGCAGATAGCTTATGCTGAATTGTACTTCACATCTAAATTATGGCCCGATTTCAGGAGGGAAGATTTGTTTGAAGCGATACTGGATTATCAGAAACGCGAACGGCGTTTTGGGATGACAAGTGAGCAGCTCAACTAA
- a CDS encoding TonB-dependent receptor plug domain-containing protein, producing the protein MKNISMLILCFFVSANVFAQGIDSVQKDTSKRTSIVDARPIDKSVKPLVVVDGQIYTRSLERINPEDILEVSILKGTEAGKIYGSKGINGVVIITTKRYATIQYEKNLVRFQKSISIMLIHLNQTISKLLM; encoded by the coding sequence ATGAAAAATATTTCAATGTTGATCCTTTGTTTTTTTGTGTCGGCGAATGTTTTTGCCCAGGGGATTGACTCGGTTCAAAAAGATACCTCAAAGCGCACTTCAATAGTTGATGCTCGCCCTATTGATAAATCTGTCAAACCTTTGGTTGTCGTAGATGGGCAAATCTATACGCGAAGTTTAGAACGCATTAATCCTGAAGATATTCTTGAAGTATCCATTTTAAAAGGCACTGAAGCCGGGAAAATTTATGGGTCGAAAGGCATAAACGGGGTTGTTATTATTACAACTAAACGATATGCAACTATTCAATATGAAAAAAATTTAGTGCGTTTTCAAAAGAGTATAAGCATTATGTTGATTCACTTAAATCAGACGATCAGCAAGTTACTTATGTGA